Proteins co-encoded in one Longimicrobium sp. genomic window:
- a CDS encoding GNAT family N-acetyltransferase, producing the protein MLAPETVRAVDEFWAGELGVEPAALRPPAPAVLPRGDGSRGVHAMLFGAAAPVATVSSALSASSRARIAAAIASAFDDPAALVAALEGEMERVIGPATIRYADRGTFRPQPPSPSVRMLTLDDAPAIERLRVACTATEWEHGGSDVREHPCAGAFAGDEIAALAGYEVWGGAVAHLSVVTHPAHRGRGHGAAAVSRIAAEALERGLVPQYRTLESNAPSIAVAARLGFEPYARSLAVRPRRDASTISP; encoded by the coding sequence ATGCTGGCGCCGGAGACCGTCCGCGCCGTCGACGAGTTCTGGGCCGGCGAGCTCGGGGTCGAGCCCGCCGCCCTGCGTCCGCCGGCGCCGGCGGTCCTCCCGCGCGGCGACGGCTCCCGCGGCGTCCATGCGATGCTCTTCGGCGCCGCCGCGCCCGTCGCCACGGTCTCCTCCGCCCTCTCCGCATCGTCCCGCGCCCGCATCGCCGCGGCGATCGCCTCCGCGTTCGATGATCCCGCCGCGCTCGTGGCGGCGCTGGAGGGAGAGATGGAGCGGGTGATCGGCCCGGCCACGATCCGCTACGCCGACCGCGGCACCTTCCGCCCGCAGCCTCCCTCGCCATCCGTCCGCATGCTCACCCTCGACGATGCGCCCGCGATCGAACGGCTCCGGGTCGCGTGCACCGCGACGGAGTGGGAGCACGGCGGGTCGGACGTCCGCGAGCATCCGTGCGCCGGCGCGTTCGCGGGCGACGAGATCGCCGCGCTGGCGGGGTACGAGGTGTGGGGCGGCGCGGTCGCGCACCTCTCCGTCGTCACCCATCCCGCCCACCGCGGGCGCGGCCACGGCGCGGCGGCGGTGAGCCGGATCGCGGCGGAGGCGCTGGAGCGCGGGCTCGTCCCCCAGTACCGCACGCTGGAATCCAACGCGCCGTCCATCGCCGTCGCCGCGCGGCTGGGGTTCGAGCCGTACGCGCGCAGCCTGGCCGTGCGGCCGCGTCGCGACGCATCC